A section of the Metabacillus endolithicus genome encodes:
- a CDS encoding YycH family regulatory protein — protein sequence MNKESIKSATLTVLVIISLFFTWNMWNLQPSYEEFQNNSFFESVPIGPERRTPYQVIRPKQLYIHTPEAHFSTLDDQYLEALWTEMQDWNYSLGNNKNIAQTYTEENFNNWIHSKAEAKIELRFLDGIPLETMKSMFEWDTDTNDSINFDRIYLNVPNEKEAQKVYFVSTENLKIVETSVNLPDANQFVSTIYNKKSEFTSYFAFETDVGNEIMLPENKIELDSYQYLTDEIGDERFKDALFSNPRLVKQDVNFSSNRYTDSKRELNIFPNEHLVRFVNPTLSESSILEEYLLLEQSINYLNDHGGWTDDYLLFNIDKSNQQIRYVMSIGSIPVLTSTEEYFGPTMISQRWGQNEIAIYERPSYQLMTQISSSNPISLISGKEVAEILKADQSIDKSKIENIYIAYELGGSTDQKYVKLTPSWCIEMKDGTLMKLNGNQGRDKGGLE from the coding sequence ATGAATAAAGAATCAATAAAAAGTGCCACTTTAACTGTACTGGTGATCATTAGTCTGTTTTTTACATGGAATATGTGGAACCTTCAGCCCTCATATGAAGAGTTTCAAAATAATTCATTCTTTGAAAGTGTTCCAATTGGTCCTGAGAGGAGAACTCCTTATCAAGTAATTAGGCCAAAACAATTATATATTCATACGCCTGAAGCTCACTTTAGTACATTGGATGATCAGTATTTAGAAGCTCTTTGGACTGAAATGCAGGACTGGAATTATAGTTTAGGAAACAACAAGAACATTGCTCAAACATATACAGAGGAAAATTTTAATAATTGGATTCATAGTAAAGCAGAGGCTAAAATAGAACTTAGGTTCCTCGACGGAATACCGTTGGAGACGATGAAATCGATGTTTGAATGGGATACAGATACAAATGACTCCATTAATTTTGATCGCATATATTTAAATGTACCTAATGAAAAAGAAGCTCAAAAAGTGTACTTTGTATCAACGGAAAATCTCAAAATTGTTGAAACCTCTGTTAATTTACCTGATGCAAATCAGTTTGTTTCAACTATTTATAATAAAAAAAGTGAGTTTACCTCTTACTTTGCCTTTGAGACAGATGTAGGAAATGAAATAATGCTTCCTGAAAATAAAATAGAGCTGGATAGTTATCAATATTTAACAGATGAAATAGGTGATGAAAGGTTTAAGGATGCTTTATTTAGCAATCCCCGGCTTGTTAAGCAGGATGTTAATTTTTCAAGTAATCGGTACACGGATAGTAAAAGAGAACTAAACATTTTTCCAAATGAGCATTTGGTAAGGTTTGTGAATCCCACACTATCAGAATCAAGTATACTGGAGGAGTATCTTCTTTTAGAGCAGAGTATTAATTATTTAAATGATCATGGTGGATGGACAGATGATTATCTTTTATTTAATATAGATAAGTCCAATCAGCAAATTCGATATGTTATGTCGATTGGCTCTATTCCTGTCTTAACATCAACAGAGGAATATTTTGGTCCAACCATGATTTCGCAGCGCTGGGGACAGAATGAAATTGCTATTTATGAACGTCCTTCATACCAGCTAATGACGCAGATATCAAGCAGTAATCCTATTAGTTTGATTTCAGGTAAAGAGGTAGCTGAAATTCTGAAGGCTGATCAATCAATCGATAAATCAAAGATTGAAAACATCTATATTGCTTACGAATTAGGTGGCTCTACAGATCAAAAATATGTAAAACTAACACCTTCATGGTGCATTGAGATGAAAGATGGCACGCTAATGAAATTAAATGGTAATCAAGGGAGGGATAAAGGTGGATTGGAGTAA